CAGGTCATCGACGAGCGGGCTTTCGAGGCGGGCCTGCAGGCTCTGCTGGACGGGCTCGCGCTGCAGTACGAGCAGGCGGCGGCGCGGACGTAAGGTTCAGCCCCCGATCCGCGTCACTCCGTGACGATGCGCTCCACGGCGGCCGCGACGAGGGCGTCGCGCTCGGCGCCCGAGAGGACGTCGGGCAGGGTGAGCTGTTCGACGATGAGCCAGTTGAAGGCCAGGTAGAGCAGCTTGACGGCGGTGGCGTCGCCGGGGAGCCCCGAGGCCTCGTGGTACGAGAGGTTCGCCGCCAGGTCGGCCCGGACGCGCTCGGTGAGGACGGCGCGGAGCTCCGGGCGCCGGGTGGCTTCCAGGCGGAGTTCGAGCAGCGCCAGGTAGCCCGTGCGGAAACCGCTGACGCGGCCGACGACCTCGCGCATCAGCTGGACGTAGGTCTCCTTGTCCGGCTTGGCGGCACGCTGCCGTTCGACCTCGGCGGGTTCGGGCGTGAGGCGTTCGTAGACCCGGGCGCCCGCCTGTGTGAGCAGGTCGTCGCGGTTGCCGAAGTAGTTGGACGCGGTCCCGGTGGGCACGCCCGCCTCGGTGTCCACGGCCCGGAACGTCAGCCCGCGCGCACCCTCCCTGGCCAGCACCTCGATGGCGCCGTCGACCAGGGCCGCCCGCCGCCCGTCATTCCTGCGCACCATTGACACCACTCCATTCGCAGTACTACGTTCCGACCACTACAGCATGAGTACTACAGGGGGAGTAACCGTATGCGCAAGCTGGTCTACTACATCGGCGCTTCCATCGACGGATACATCGCGGGCCCCGAAGGCGAGTACGACTTCTACCCGGTGGGCGACGCGGACCGGGCCGCCGACTACGCCGCCCGGGTCAACGCCCGCTACCCCGAGACCGTCCCCACGTCCCTGCGCCCCCACGTCGGCCTCGCGGACGCCGCCAATCTCCGCTTCGACACGGTCCTGATGGGCCACGGAACCTACCGGCAGGCACTGGCCCACGGCACTCCGAGTCCGTACGCGCACCTGCGCCAGTTCGTCCTGTCGAACTCGCTCGCCGCCTCCCCCGACCCGGCGGTCACCGTCGCCGCCGGTGATCCGCTCGCGTTGGTCCGCGACCTCAAGCGGCAGCAGGGACAGGACCTCTGGCTGTGCGGCGGCGGCCGGGTCGCGGCCGCGCTGCTTCCCGAGCTCGACGAGCTGATCGTCAAGAGCTACCCC
The sequence above is a segment of the Streptomyces sp. Je 1-369 genome. Coding sequences within it:
- a CDS encoding TetR/AcrR family transcriptional regulator, which translates into the protein MVRRNDGRRAALVDGAIEVLAREGARGLTFRAVDTEAGVPTGTASNYFGNRDDLLTQAGARVYERLTPEPAEVERQRAAKPDKETYVQLMREVVGRVSGFRTGYLALLELRLEATRRPELRAVLTERVRADLAANLSYHEASGLPGDATAVKLLYLAFNWLIVEQLTLPDVLSGAERDALVAAAVERIVTE
- a CDS encoding dihydrofolate reductase family protein; this encodes MRKLVYYIGASIDGYIAGPEGEYDFYPVGDADRAADYAARVNARYPETVPTSLRPHVGLADAANLRFDTVLMGHGTYRQALAHGTPSPYAHLRQFVLSNSLAASPDPAVTVAAGDPLALVRDLKRQQGQDLWLCGGGRVAAALLPELDELIVKSYPVVAGAGIPVFGGRFDPTRFRVTARESFDNDVLMTWFEAVR